TCATTAACAGCAGTAACGGGCGGGATAATTGCCGATACAATCTACTTACTGATCCCTACAGCACACATACCACGCTTAGTCATGCACCCAGCCTTTAAATTGGACGATACCGCTACCAAACTGCACCAGTCCAACATTATGACGACTTTAAACCAGACTCATTGCGTCCGTGTTACAATAACGCATGACCAACATGTTTGAAACGGGGGCAGTCATATGAGCGCAATAAAAGTGTACAGTATCGACGAAACATGCACCGCTTTAAAGTTGAAGCCACCAGTGTTAAGGAAGTATTCGGCTATGTTAGAAGACGCAAATTATACTGGAATTGGACGAAACAGTAGTAATGCAAGGTTCTACACCGATGAAAATTTAAAAGTATTAAGGGAATTGATTTCATACAAAGATTCTGGCTTTATGACGTTGAATGATGCCGCAAAGGCGATAACAGAGCGCATAAATGGCATTGACGTAATGGACGTTGTTACGCAACAAGTACCTAATATAGCGCAACAACAAGACGTTGGACGGTTACAAGATGCGGTTTTGCAATTGACGGAACACATTCAAAATCAAAGTATTTTATATGAGCAAAACATGGGAATTTTATTGCAGGAAATCCAGGATATTAAGAATGAATTAAAGGAAATAAGAGAGGTTTCTTCAGTAATTGAAGAAGTAGCGGCAACAGTTGAGGTAGAAGAAAAGCCTAAAGGATTGTTTATGCGACTATTTGGGAAATAACTTGCAAGATTAGCAATCTAGTTGTATGATTACCCCAACGAAATAAATCGAACAAAAAATAAGAGGCATTGAGCGTTATAACTGGCCGGCAAGCCCGTTACAACCGTCTTACACCGTATCAGACACGGCGTGAAACACTTCTCAAATACCTCTCGATAACGTCATTATACACACGATACAAGGCGGAATCAAGAGGTAATACGAGCGGAGGTTTTAACCGGTACGACCTACGGTTAATTCCTCCGTTTTTTTGTTTCCTAAAAAGGAGACTATGAAATGACACTAACTAACACAACAGAAACGTACCAATCA
The sequence above is a segment of the Sporosarcina sp. ANT_H38 genome. Coding sequences within it:
- a CDS encoding MerR family transcriptional regulator; amino-acid sequence: MSAIKVYSIDETCTALKLKPPVLRKYSAMLEDANYTGIGRNSSNARFYTDENLKVLRELISYKDSGFMTLNDAAKAITERINGIDVMDVVTQQVPNIAQQQDVGRLQDAVLQLTEHIQNQSILYEQNMGILLQEIQDIKNELKEIREVSSVIEEVAATVEVEEKPKGLFMRLFGK